A stretch of the Porifericola rhodea genome encodes the following:
- a CDS encoding c-type cytochrome domain-containing protein — translation MEQTTSDLVLFFGRFHPIILHLPIGFLLIAFVLELMSRIKRFEAYKAAVGLILFLGAVSAIVAAVLGYMLAQGGGYGDELLSLHQWLGIAAALTAIISLVLNWMVSKNISPTLDKVYVSTMSVMIIVLMAAGHYGGSLTHGSDYLTQYMPNPLRTLAGMEPKQEKKEVKIASIPEAQIYHDIVFPIIDARCVSCHNPDKRKGELEMHTPEALVKGGESGEAFIAGNAAESDMIKRLLLPEHHDEHMPPEGKSQLTEEQVALLSWWVNEGAPFDKTVAQVNVSEEIQAVLNTLADPNANKSEVEILLATEVPEVDEQSLKQLQASGVQLMPLAAEVNWLQARIPLSKSGDSLIQALQPVAEQLTWLDMGDTRTSDQALATVPKFSKLTRLHLENTQVTDAGLQHIKDLPYLEYLNLYGTQVSDEGIQQLKSLKNLKKLYLWQTQATEEGVAKLQEALPQLEVNMGINNWESVNADSTLAAK, via the coding sequence ATGGAGCAGACGACCTCAGATTTAGTATTATTTTTCGGGCGATTTCATCCCATCATTTTACACTTGCCCATTGGCTTTTTGCTTATAGCATTCGTGTTGGAGCTTATGTCTCGTATCAAAAGGTTTGAAGCTTATAAAGCTGCCGTAGGCCTTATTTTGTTTCTGGGTGCTGTATCTGCTATTGTAGCCGCGGTACTAGGTTACATGCTTGCGCAAGGCGGTGGCTATGGAGATGAACTACTTTCTCTACACCAGTGGCTTGGTATAGCTGCAGCACTTACCGCTATCATTTCTTTAGTACTCAACTGGATGGTTAGCAAAAACATTTCTCCTACTCTGGATAAAGTTTATGTATCTACCATGTCGGTAATGATTATAGTTTTGATGGCCGCCGGCCACTATGGAGGTTCTTTAACTCATGGCTCTGACTACTTAACACAGTATATGCCTAACCCATTAAGGACATTGGCTGGCATGGAGCCCAAGCAAGAGAAAAAAGAGGTTAAAATAGCCAGCATACCTGAAGCACAGATCTATCACGATATTGTTTTTCCTATTATTGATGCTCGCTGTGTCTCCTGCCATAACCCTGATAAGCGCAAAGGAGAGCTCGAGATGCATACACCCGAAGCTCTGGTAAAAGGAGGAGAAAGCGGAGAGGCTTTTATTGCTGGTAATGCTGCCGAAAGTGATATGATTAAAAGGTTGCTCTTACCCGAACACCATGATGAACATATGCCCCCAGAAGGTAAAAGCCAACTGACCGAAGAGCAGGTAGCACTGCTAAGCTGGTGGGTAAACGAAGGTGCTCCTTTTGACAAAACAGTAGCACAGGTTAATGTAAGCGAAGAGATTCAGGCTGTGTTGAACACATTAGCTGACCCTAATGCTAACAAGTCAGAAGTAGAAATTCTACTAGCCACTGAAGTGCCCGAAGTAGATGAGCAGTCGCTAAAGCAGTTGCAAGCCTCCGGAGTACAGTTAATGCCTCTGGCTGCGGAAGTCAACTGGCTGCAAGCCCGCATTCCCCTAAGCAAATCCGGAGACTCATTAATACAGGCGCTACAACCAGTAGCTGAACAGCTTACCTGGCTGGATATGGGTGATACCCGCACTTCTGATCAGGCACTTGCCACAGTACCAAAGTTTAGCAAACTTACACGCCTGCACCTGGAAAACACACAGGTAACCGACGCTGGTTTGCAACATATAAAGGACTTACCTTATCTGGAGTACCTCAACCTATACGGCACCCAGGTAAGCGACGAAGGCATACAACAGCTAAAAAGCTTAAAAAACCTAAAAAAACTATACCTGTGGCAGACCCAGGCTACAGAAGAAGGTGTAGCTAAGCTTCAGGAAGCTCTGCCTCAGTTAGAAGTAAACATGGGAATTAACAATTGGGAAAGCGTAAATGCTGACAGCACGCTAGCAGCAAAATAA
- a CDS encoding DUF1501 domain-containing protein, with amino-acid sequence MKLFEEAQHRNAAYETRRHFLKKCSSGLGSIAMGSLFGCNPFSTSESKIVPPVVGNPLAPATSHFAPKAKRVIYLHMAGAPSQLELFDYKSELAKLHGLDCPPSLLEGKRFAFIQGVPKMLGPQAKFAPRGQSGAMVSDLLPHFHEVVDETAIIKTLHTDEFNHAPAQLLVQTGSSRLGRPSMGSWVTYGLGSENDDLPGFIVLVSGGNTPSAGKSVWGSGFLPTIYQGVQCRSEGDPVLYVSNPEGMSRDLRRKSLDAINQINEKEYQEMGDPETLTRISQYEMAFRMQISVPEIMDISKEPEYIQKMYGIEPGKASFANNCLLARRLSERGVRFIQLYDWGWDTHGNSKSVAIEHGFRDKCKQIDQPIAALIKDLKQRGLLDETLIVWGGEFGRTPMQENRNGRTMPFMGRDHHTEAFSMWMAGGGVKGGITHGETDEIGYYGIKDRVHIHDLQATILHLMGMDHERLTYHFQGRDFRLTDVAGKVVKPLLA; translated from the coding sequence ATGAAACTTTTTGAAGAGGCCCAACACCGCAACGCAGCATACGAAACTCGGCGACATTTTCTAAAGAAATGCAGCTCCGGGCTAGGTAGTATTGCTATGGGTTCGCTTTTCGGCTGTAACCCCTTTAGCACTTCAGAAAGTAAAATTGTACCACCGGTGGTAGGCAACCCTTTAGCTCCTGCAACTTCGCATTTTGCTCCAAAGGCAAAACGTGTTATTTATCTACACATGGCGGGTGCCCCTTCTCAACTGGAGTTATTTGATTATAAATCGGAACTGGCTAAACTTCATGGGTTGGACTGCCCGCCTTCCTTGCTGGAAGGGAAGCGCTTTGCTTTTATACAGGGCGTTCCCAAAATGCTGGGCCCCCAGGCTAAGTTTGCTCCCCGTGGGCAGTCAGGAGCTATGGTGTCTGATCTTCTTCCCCATTTTCATGAGGTAGTGGATGAAACTGCCATCATTAAAACCCTGCACACCGATGAGTTTAACCATGCTCCCGCACAGCTTTTGGTACAAACAGGTAGCTCGCGCCTCGGACGCCCAAGTATGGGCTCCTGGGTCACGTATGGCTTGGGGTCTGAAAATGACGACCTGCCCGGTTTTATAGTATTAGTTTCTGGAGGCAATACCCCAAGTGCCGGTAAAAGTGTATGGGGCAGTGGCTTTTTACCTACCATTTATCAGGGGGTGCAGTGTCGTTCAGAAGGAGACCCTGTACTATATGTATCTAACCCTGAAGGGATGAGCCGCGACTTAAGACGCAAGTCTTTAGATGCCATTAACCAGATAAATGAAAAAGAATATCAGGAGATGGGCGACCCCGAAACGCTAACTCGTATCTCTCAGTACGAAATGGCATTCAGGATGCAGATTTCCGTGCCCGAAATTATGGACATTTCTAAAGAGCCTGAGTATATACAAAAAATGTATGGCATAGAGCCCGGCAAAGCTTCTTTTGCTAATAACTGTCTGCTGGCCCGGCGGCTAAGTGAGCGTGGCGTACGCTTTATTCAACTGTACGATTGGGGCTGGGATACGCACGGCAATAGCAAAAGTGTAGCTATTGAGCATGGATTTAGAGATAAATGTAAACAGATAGACCAGCCCATAGCGGCCCTTATCAAAGATTTAAAGCAACGAGGACTGTTAGATGAAACTTTAATTGTTTGGGGAGGAGAATTTGGCCGTACCCCTATGCAGGAAAACAGAAATGGCAGAACTATGCCTTTTATGGGACGCGACCACCATACCGAAGCTTTTAGTATGTGGATGGCCGGCGGAGGAGTAAAAGGAGGTATTACCCACGGAGAAACTGACGAAATAGGCTACTACGGCATTAAAGACAGAGTGCATATCCATGACTTACAGGCTACTATTCTGCATTTGATGGGCATGGATCACGAACGACTTACTTATCATTTTCAGGGTCGAGACTTTAGGCTTACCGATGTGGCAGGCAAAGTGGTAAAGCCTCTTTTAGCATAA
- a CDS encoding capsule assembly Wzi family protein has translation MQKVIILLLICCTSLPFSSFAQFKDSLNIGIETQVGYADKSYQPFWQVSNQWGSIPNEKQYLLVGGGVHYRAGFGKYWRLNSSVQLNTELLTKQVQIAQAYASLSYNNIDLKAGRFRQRWGEVDSLLSAGSLAISHNALPVPAIELAVNKYTPIPASEGWVHFKGRWQHAWLGSDRYVKGAYLHAKNFYLLIGNQNFAFEGGLNHFVQWGGNHPQGPLPDRFQDYRIIIIGAPQKQDEKYTDAPQNIYNALGNHILITDLGLRWKLKTSLYHLYTQTPYETGRNEKIYGRDNLDALYIFGKDRLVGLRVNKLPCEVIEKVVVEYLNTSHQGGEGMFIGQFNYYNHSIYRSGWTNEGYSMGTPLLLNKAQAENYQLDQEALGAYDFISNRVQSVHVGVAGSLSDQCSYRQLFTYSRHFGNYYNGAFNHQPTQSYLQTELQYTAATSLGLKLSTTLDLGNLSNNMSFALGIQWKNTFLN, from the coding sequence GTGCAAAAAGTTATAATTTTATTACTAATCTGCTGTACAAGTCTGCCTTTTAGTTCTTTTGCTCAATTTAAAGATAGTTTAAATATAGGCATAGAGACTCAGGTTGGGTATGCTGATAAAAGTTATCAGCCATTCTGGCAGGTTTCCAATCAATGGGGGAGTATACCCAATGAAAAGCAATATTTATTAGTGGGAGGAGGGGTACATTACCGGGCAGGTTTTGGAAAATACTGGAGGTTAAATTCCTCAGTGCAACTAAATACTGAATTGCTGACCAAGCAAGTTCAAATTGCACAGGCATACGCATCTTTATCTTACAATAATATAGACCTAAAAGCTGGTCGCTTTAGGCAACGCTGGGGTGAAGTTGACTCCTTGCTTTCCGCAGGGTCATTAGCCATCAGCCATAATGCCCTACCTGTTCCTGCAATAGAGTTGGCAGTAAATAAGTATACACCCATACCTGCTAGCGAGGGATGGGTTCATTTTAAAGGACGTTGGCAGCATGCTTGGTTAGGCAGTGATCGCTACGTGAAGGGAGCCTATTTACATGCAAAAAATTTTTACTTATTAATTGGGAATCAGAACTTTGCTTTTGAAGGAGGTCTCAACCATTTTGTGCAGTGGGGAGGTAATCATCCTCAGGGCCCTTTGCCAGATAGGTTTCAAGATTACAGAATAATAATAATTGGAGCACCACAAAAACAGGATGAAAAGTATACAGATGCTCCTCAGAATATTTATAACGCCCTAGGTAATCATATCCTGATTACAGATTTAGGCCTTCGCTGGAAGCTTAAAACAAGCTTGTATCACCTATATACGCAGACTCCCTATGAAACTGGGCGTAATGAAAAAATATATGGACGAGATAATTTAGATGCCCTCTATATCTTCGGGAAAGACCGACTAGTGGGGTTAAGGGTTAATAAGCTACCTTGTGAGGTGATAGAAAAGGTCGTAGTAGAGTATCTCAACACTAGTCATCAGGGAGGTGAAGGTATGTTTATAGGACAATTTAATTATTATAACCATTCTATCTACAGATCGGGTTGGACAAATGAAGGCTATAGCATGGGTACTCCTTTACTTCTCAACAAGGCTCAAGCTGAAAACTATCAATTAGATCAGGAAGCTCTTGGTGCATATGATTTTATTAGTAACCGTGTGCAGTCAGTGCATGTAGGAGTTGCGGGTTCACTTTCTGATCAATGTAGCTACCGTCAGTTATTTACATATAGCAGACATTTCGGAAATTATTATAATGGAGCATTTAACCATCAACCGACACAAAGCTATTTGCAAACGGAACTACAGTATACTGCAGCTACTTCCTTAGGTTTAAAATTGTCTACTACGCTAGACCTTGGCAACCTGAGTAATAATATGAGTTTTGCTTTAGGTATACAATGGAAGAATACCTTCTTAAACTAG
- a CDS encoding DUF1553 domain-containing protein, producing the protein MPGLSSIQRKKRYLLIPFGLLLLSIAYVLWGESVLFEQKVDFNAEIRPILNKKCITCHGGVKRSGDFSLLFRSEALGVNESGKRAIVPGDVEASEMIHRIKHTDPEERMPPEGEPLSQEEVNLLSRWIEQGAYWEDHWAYVKPEPITPPEVESDWVNNDIDKFILQTLNTKNLQPSAEADKATLLRRLSLDLTGLPPEQELIHKFLSDSSDQAYEKAVDYLLASPRYGERWAAMWMDLARYADSKGYEKDDHRNIWQYRDWLIKAFNEDKPFDLFTIEQLAGDLMPKPPKGQDESRYIATAFHRNTMNNDEGGTDDEEFRVAAVIDRVNTTWDVWQATTMACVQCHSHPYDPIRHEEYYKFYAFLNNTSDADVPSESPNLKQFKREEDQKKLEELKNWVITHTASADDKLTQAQQIVDMVRFTEPKFHPKNFKELTKGALADGKYLEVDDGGYAIIPDYTLTGKNELLISYRAPQGGGLVEFRKGGLNGELLAHWKVKKADKGWGKSVVTSIPLKPTEGRHDVYMIFKDPGRKGPLCSIEWVLFHTSLPGAEQPQYTEMKQAFLSLLNKDEVEKTPVMVERPADFRRKTHVFVRGNWMVDGEEVEADVPHAWPAMAEGAPKNRLGMAQWLVSTENPLTARVAVNRFWSQLFGIGIVETVEDFGTQGAKPSHPQLLDWLAMQFMHEHAWSIKKLLKQIVMSATYRQSSKVRPQLQEVDPANRYLARGPRVRLTAEQIRDQALAVSGLLSTKMYGPSVMPEQPEGIWQVVYSGRQWKTSEGEDQYRRGLYTYWRRTSPYPSMIAFDSPSREFCVTRRIRTNTPLQALVTLNDPVFMQAAQALAKRMLHEGGENPKAYINTGYQLAMLKPLSPEKEKALLKLYEEALAHYQAAPEETIKLIEEENHQLAALSVVANAILNLDEFVTKG; encoded by the coding sequence ATGCCTGGCTTATCCTCAATACAGCGTAAGAAACGCTACCTACTTATTCCTTTTGGGCTGCTGCTGTTAAGTATCGCCTATGTACTGTGGGGCGAGTCTGTTCTGTTTGAGCAAAAAGTAGACTTTAATGCCGAAATACGACCTATACTGAACAAAAAATGTATAACCTGCCACGGTGGAGTCAAACGTTCTGGTGATTTCAGTCTTTTATTCCGCTCAGAAGCATTAGGCGTAAACGAATCTGGCAAAAGAGCTATTGTACCCGGCGATGTAGAAGCCAGCGAAATGATTCACAGAATCAAACATACCGATCCTGAAGAGCGTATGCCCCCCGAAGGCGAACCTCTTTCGCAGGAAGAAGTTAATTTACTCTCACGCTGGATAGAACAGGGAGCCTACTGGGAAGATCACTGGGCCTACGTTAAGCCTGAGCCCATTACCCCCCCCGAAGTTGAGTCAGACTGGGTTAATAATGATATTGATAAGTTCATTCTACAGACTCTTAACACAAAAAATCTGCAACCTTCCGCTGAGGCGGATAAAGCTACACTCCTCCGTAGGCTTAGCCTGGACCTGACCGGCCTACCTCCTGAGCAGGAGCTTATACATAAGTTTCTGTCAGACTCATCTGATCAGGCTTATGAAAAAGCTGTAGATTACCTGCTTGCTTCTCCCCGCTACGGAGAACGCTGGGCTGCTATGTGGATGGACCTTGCTCGCTATGCCGACTCCAAAGGTTACGAGAAAGATGACCACCGTAACATCTGGCAATATCGAGATTGGCTGATTAAAGCTTTTAATGAGGATAAACCTTTTGACCTGTTTACGATAGAACAGCTGGCTGGCGACCTGATGCCCAAGCCCCCAAAAGGGCAGGATGAGTCTCGCTATATCGCTACAGCTTTTCACCGCAACACCATGAACAATGACGAAGGAGGTACCGATGACGAAGAGTTTAGGGTTGCGGCAGTCATAGATAGAGTAAATACTACCTGGGATGTCTGGCAGGCAACTACCATGGCTTGTGTGCAGTGCCATAGTCACCCTTATGACCCTATTCGTCACGAAGAGTACTATAAATTTTACGCTTTTCTAAATAACACTTCCGATGCCGATGTGCCTAGTGAATCGCCTAACTTAAAGCAGTTTAAAAGGGAAGAAGACCAAAAAAAGCTAGAAGAACTAAAAAATTGGGTAATCACCCATACGGCATCTGCGGATGATAAGCTAACTCAGGCTCAGCAAATTGTAGATATGGTAAGGTTTACCGAACCTAAGTTTCATCCTAAAAATTTTAAAGAGCTTACCAAAGGAGCGCTGGCCGATGGTAAATACCTGGAAGTAGATGATGGCGGCTACGCTATTATACCAGACTATACTCTCACTGGCAAAAACGAATTGCTTATCAGCTACCGTGCACCTCAAGGCGGCGGACTGGTAGAGTTTAGAAAAGGTGGACTTAACGGTGAGTTGCTGGCACATTGGAAAGTAAAGAAAGCAGATAAAGGCTGGGGAAAATCTGTAGTAACTTCTATTCCACTGAAGCCCACTGAGGGTAGGCACGATGTATATATGATTTTCAAAGATCCTGGACGCAAAGGACCACTCTGCTCAATAGAATGGGTACTGTTCCATACATCTTTACCTGGTGCGGAGCAACCTCAGTATACTGAAATGAAACAGGCTTTTTTGTCTCTTCTTAACAAAGATGAGGTTGAAAAAACCCCGGTTATGGTAGAGCGCCCGGCAGACTTCAGAAGAAAAACCCATGTTTTTGTAAGAGGCAACTGGATGGTAGATGGTGAGGAAGTAGAAGCTGACGTACCTCACGCGTGGCCGGCAATGGCTGAAGGAGCGCCCAAAAATCGCCTCGGAATGGCCCAGTGGCTAGTAAGTACCGAAAATCCACTTACTGCCAGAGTCGCCGTTAACCGTTTCTGGTCTCAGCTCTTTGGTATTGGCATCGTAGAAACGGTAGAAGACTTTGGCACACAAGGAGCCAAACCTTCTCACCCTCAGCTTTTAGACTGGCTCGCTATGCAGTTTATGCATGAACATGCCTGGAGCATTAAAAAACTGCTCAAGCAGATTGTCATGTCTGCTACCTACCGACAGTCATCCAAGGTGAGACCACAACTACAGGAGGTAGACCCCGCAAATCGCTATCTGGCCAGAGGGCCCAGAGTAAGACTTACAGCAGAGCAGATTAGGGATCAGGCTCTTGCGGTCAGTGGTTTGCTCAGCACCAAAATGTATGGTCCCAGTGTAATGCCAGAGCAACCTGAAGGCATCTGGCAGGTTGTTTATAGCGGACGCCAGTGGAAGACCAGTGAAGGAGAAGACCAGTACCGTCGTGGCCTGTACACCTACTGGAGACGTACCAGCCCTTATCCTTCTATGATTGCTTTTGACAGCCCCAGTCGGGAGTTTTGTGTCACTCGTCGTATCAGAACCAATACTCCCCTTCAGGCTCTCGTTACGCTAAACGACCCTGTATTTATGCAGGCAGCACAGGCACTTGCCAAACGTATGTTGCACGAAGGAGGCGAAAACCCCAAAGCGTACATCAATACCGGCTATCAATTAGCTATGTTAAAGCCTCTGAGCCCGGAAAAGGAAAAGGCACTTTTAAAGTTATATGAAGAGGCACTGGCTCATTATCAGGCAGCACCAGAAGAAACCATAAAACTGATTGAGGAAGAAAATCATCAGCTGGCAGCACTGTCTGTTGTAGCTAATGCCATACTTAACTTAGATGAATTTGTAACCAAAGGATAG
- a CDS encoding amidohydrolase, whose product MKRIITSLIILASVLPTYAQKKVKINSQKKAVIQSVDDKSEALTQLSDKIWAFEEVAFQETQSAKALADYAEAQGFTVKRGVAGIPTAFTAEYGSGAPVIGILGEFDALPGLSQKTVPTKDPLNPGAPGHGCGHNLFGVASLGAATAIKELIEAGELEGTVRFYGTPAEEKYFGKLWMVREGLFDDVDVCMDWHPSAETKVSVQKGLALVDFIVEFEGQAAHASGDPWNGRSASDALELYTTGINYYREHIKPTVRIHYHIQDGGQVVNVVPDYSKIWTRVRDTNREGMEKVWKHVERIAEGAAIMADVDYKISLVSGVHEVLVNRTGGAALQSNLEYLGSISYTDEEQEFAKKIQEATQSEIVGIESKIEPMEETLENPMGGSTDVGDVSYVVPTIRLSATTAPKGTPWHSWAVVACGGMSIGHKGMLYAAKALAMTMVDLYEKEKLREKIKAEFKERKGDYVYKGIVPDGPPPIGNN is encoded by the coding sequence ATGAAGAGAATAATTACCTCATTAATCATTTTGGCTAGTGTATTGCCTACCTATGCCCAAAAGAAAGTAAAAATCAATAGCCAGAAGAAAGCTGTCATCCAGTCTGTAGATGATAAGTCTGAAGCGCTAACACAGCTAAGCGATAAGATATGGGCTTTTGAGGAAGTAGCTTTTCAGGAAACTCAATCTGCTAAAGCACTTGCCGACTACGCCGAAGCACAAGGCTTTACAGTAAAGAGAGGAGTCGCAGGTATCCCTACTGCTTTTACTGCTGAATATGGTTCCGGAGCACCTGTCATTGGTATTCTTGGAGAGTTTGATGCACTGCCAGGCCTGTCACAGAAAACTGTGCCCACTAAAGACCCGCTAAACCCAGGCGCCCCTGGCCATGGCTGTGGACATAACCTTTTTGGTGTAGCCTCTCTTGGGGCAGCTACTGCTATTAAAGAACTTATTGAAGCTGGAGAATTAGAAGGCACTGTTCGCTTTTATGGCACCCCGGCAGAAGAAAAGTATTTTGGTAAGTTGTGGATGGTACGAGAAGGTCTTTTTGATGATGTAGATGTATGCATGGATTGGCACCCTTCCGCAGAAACAAAAGTGAGTGTGCAGAAAGGACTTGCCCTGGTAGATTTTATAGTAGAGTTTGAAGGGCAGGCAGCCCACGCCTCGGGCGACCCCTGGAATGGACGTAGTGCGTCTGATGCTTTAGAGCTCTATACAACTGGTATTAACTACTATCGTGAACATATTAAACCTACTGTTAGGATTCATTATCATATCCAGGATGGAGGCCAGGTGGTAAATGTAGTACCTGACTATAGTAAAATCTGGACCAGAGTAAGGGATACTAATCGTGAGGGCATGGAAAAAGTATGGAAGCACGTAGAGCGTATTGCCGAGGGTGCTGCTATTATGGCAGATGTAGACTACAAAATCAGCCTGGTATCTGGAGTGCATGAGGTATTAGTGAACCGCACTGGGGGAGCTGCCTTACAAAGCAATCTGGAATACCTGGGTTCTATATCTTATACTGATGAGGAACAGGAGTTTGCCAAAAAAATTCAGGAGGCTACTCAATCTGAGATTGTAGGTATTGAGTCTAAAATTGAGCCTATGGAAGAAACCTTAGAAAACCCTATGGGAGGCTCCACCGATGTGGGTGATGTGAGCTATGTAGTACCTACCATTCGCCTCAGTGCCACTACAGCTCCTAAAGGAACACCATGGCATTCTTGGGCAGTAGTAGCTTGTGGCGGCATGTCTATAGGGCACAAAGGGATGCTTTACGCAGCTAAGGCACTAGCTATGACTATGGTAGACCTATACGAAAAGGAAAAACTGAGAGAAAAAATTAAAGCAGAATTTAAAGAGCGCAAAGGAGACTACGTATACAAAGGCATCGTACCCGACGGCCCTCCCCCTATCGGTAATAATTAA
- a CDS encoding pseudouridine synthase, producing the protein MARLILFNKPFQVLCQFSPEGDKKTLKDYVPIPKVYPAGRLDYDSEGLVVLTDAGYLQHLISDPKHKMGKTYWAQVERIPDEQALNQLKEGVQLKDGLTRPAQVKLIDEPDIWERHPPIRERKNVPTAWLELQIKEGRNRQVRRMTAAVGFPTLRLVRNTVGPWSLQNLQVGEWIEVPCPKNRQELMKMMKA; encoded by the coding sequence ATGGCACGACTTATTCTATTCAATAAACCCTTTCAGGTGCTCTGTCAGTTTTCTCCTGAAGGAGACAAAAAGACGCTTAAAGACTATGTACCTATCCCTAAAGTGTATCCTGCTGGGCGGCTTGATTATGATAGTGAAGGTCTTGTAGTCCTTACTGATGCCGGATATCTTCAGCACCTGATTAGCGATCCCAAACATAAAATGGGTAAAACATACTGGGCACAGGTAGAACGTATACCAGATGAGCAGGCATTAAATCAGTTAAAAGAAGGGGTACAACTTAAAGATGGATTAACCCGCCCTGCTCAGGTTAAACTGATAGATGAACCTGATATTTGGGAACGGCACCCTCCTATTCGGGAACGTAAAAACGTACCCACAGCCTGGCTGGAATTACAAATTAAAGAAGGACGCAACCGGCAGGTTCGCCGAATGACAGCCGCTGTTGGTTTTCCTACTCTCCGGCTGGTTCGCAATACCGTAGGGCCATGGTCTCTGCAAAACTTACAAGTGGGGGAATGGATAGAAGTACCTTGCCCTAAAAACAGGCAGGAACTGATGAAGATGATGAAGGCTTAG
- a CDS encoding glycosyltransferase, which produces MNICIVYKNTIPVYAYGGIQRIIWWLGKELVRRGHNITYLVGKGSSCDFARVLTYQSEVDINEQIPEDIDVVHLYVEPESPLKKPYLFNMQSNTVPTKEYDINTVFVSHDHAKRHHAEAFVYNGIDPDDYPGLDLKGKKSYFHFLAKAAWHVKNLKGAIEITRKSKQKLEVVGGHRLNFKMGFRLTLDTHVKFHGMQGGEKKNNVLRKSKGLIFPVIWYEPFGIAITESMYYGCPVFGTPYGSLPEIVTEEVGFLSASKDELIEQLSAPLSYDPRRCHERVMDMFSVKQMTDSYLALYEKVMNGHSLNAQRPKHIFDPEEKNLPFY; this is translated from the coding sequence ATGAATATCTGTATTGTATATAAAAATACTATTCCGGTTTATGCCTATGGAGGTATACAGCGAATTATATGGTGGTTAGGCAAAGAGTTGGTACGTAGAGGCCATAATATCACCTACCTGGTGGGTAAAGGTTCTAGTTGTGATTTTGCCAGAGTACTTACTTATCAGTCAGAGGTAGACATAAACGAGCAAATTCCCGAAGATATAGATGTAGTGCACCTTTATGTAGAGCCTGAAAGTCCGCTAAAGAAGCCTTACCTGTTTAACATGCAGTCTAATACGGTGCCTACCAAAGAGTATGACATCAATACGGTTTTTGTGTCTCATGACCATGCCAAAAGGCATCATGCCGAAGCTTTTGTATATAATGGAATTGACCCTGACGACTACCCTGGTCTGGACTTAAAGGGAAAAAAATCTTACTTCCACTTTTTAGCAAAGGCTGCCTGGCACGTAAAAAACCTTAAAGGCGCTATAGAGATTACTCGTAAAAGCAAACAAAAGTTAGAGGTTGTAGGAGGGCATCGGCTAAATTTTAAAATGGGATTTCGACTCACTCTGGATACGCATGTTAAATTTCATGGTATGCAGGGAGGAGAGAAAAAAAATAATGTTTTAAGAAAATCTAAAGGCCTCATTTTTCCTGTAATCTGGTACGAGCCATTTGGTATAGCAATTACTGAAAGTATGTACTATGGCTGCCCGGTATTTGGTACCCCCTACGGCTCATTACCAGAGATAGTAACCGAAGAGGTAGGTTTTCTGTCTGCAAGCAAAGACGAACTCATAGAACAGCTTTCTGCTCCTTTAAGTTACGACCCTAGGCGTTGCCATGAGCGGGTGATGGACATGTTTAGCGTAAAGCAGATGACAGATAGCTACCTGGCTCTTTATGAAAAAGTTATGAACGGCCATAGCCTGAACGCTCAACGTCCTAAACATATATTTGATCCTGAAGAAAAGAACTTACCTTTTTACTAG